Below is a window of Deinococcus multiflagellatus DNA.
TCTGCGTGTCGTAGGTCTTGTTCGTGCGGGTCCGGTTGCGGTGGTGGGCCACCTCCAGGGTGGTGAACAGGCGCACCGGGCGCACGTCCAGCCCCGTCCACTGCGCCGCCATAGGCGCCACGTCGGCGGGCCACAGCACGTCGTCAATCGCCACGGCAAAGCCCGCTTCGGCGTACAGGCGGGCGTGGTGGGCGGCGGCCGTGCGGGCCAGGGCAAACTGCCGTACGGCCTCGGGTGGGTGGTCCAGGCTGGGGTGGGCAAGGCCCGAGACCACCAGTTCACGCAGGTCGTCAATGGGCAGGTGCAGCCCCAGCGGAAAACGCGACAGCAGCGCGCGCGAAACGCTCGTTTTGCCCGCGCCCGGACTGCCGCTGAACACCCAGATGGTCCCTGTCATGCCGGCCATGCTAACGATTGGACGGGGGAGGCGGGGGCTCAGCTGCCGGGGACAGCTCGTACAGGGCGGGATCGGTCAGCAGGGCTTCCGTAACGCTGGGCTGGGCCAGCAGGCGGCGCAGGGCCTGGGCCACCCGCAGCACCCTGAGGCTGGAGGTGGCCGGGCACGATGTGGTGGGCACCTCCAGCCTCAGGGTGCCAGCGGAGAGGGCAAACGGCTCTGATGCTGCGGGTTCGGTCAGCCCTCGCAGCACGGCGGCGTGAAATTCGCCCGGGAGCCCAGCGCGGCGATCTGGTGCGTCGCCGTAAGGCACCACGTTCAGCGGTACCGGCGCCGGCAGCACCACCACGAAGTCTCCCTCAGAGATGGGCGTGAAGCTCCCGCCCAGCAGCCCAAAACGTGGAAAGCCAGAGACGAAGTCCAGACTGACCGCCGCGCGGCGCTCCGGCCACAGCTCCGGGCGGCCCCCAGCGACACGCACTTCTGTTCCAGGCGGCAGCCGGTACCCAGCGGGCAGGTCGTCCACCCAGACATGCACCGACAGGCTGCCCGGGTGGGGCTTTCGGAGGCGGGGCCGGTATCTCGGCATTAAATCAAGAACTGGCCGTTCTCCTGCACCACCTCGCCGTCCAGGCTCAGGCGCCCGCCCGCGCGCAGGTCGGTGATCAGGTCCCAGTGCACGGCGCTGGCATTCACGCCGCCCGTTTCCGGGTAGCTCTTGCCAATGGCCAGATGCACGGTGCCGCCAATCTTCTCGTCGAACAGGATGTTGCCGGTGGGCACCTGAATGCCGCTGTTGGTGCCAATGCCCAGTTCGCCCAGGCGCCGGGCCCCAGGGTCGGTGTCCAGCGCAGCGTGCAGCACGGCCTCGCCTTCCTCGGCGGTCGCGTTCACCACCAAGCCGCCCCGGAATTCCAGCCGCGCCCCGCGCACCACCTGCCCCTGGTACTCGGCGGGCACGGTAAAGGTCACCACGCCCTCGGCGCTGTCCTCCAGGGGTCCGGTAAAGACCTCGCCGCTGGGCATGTTGCGCCGCCCGTCGCTGTTCGCCCACGCCCTCCCGCCCACGCGCAGGGTCAGGTCAGTGCCGGGCGCCTCAATCCGCACCACGTCCGCGCGGGTCAGCCGCTCGATGATCCGGGCCTGCATGGCGCGCACCTCGCCCCAGGCGCCCACCGGATCGGGGCGGTCCAGGAACATGGCGCGCATCACGAAATCCCCGAACTGTTCC
It encodes the following:
- a CDS encoding AAA family ATPase; amino-acid sequence: MTGTIWVFSGSPGAGKTSVSRALLSRFPLGLHLPIDDLRELVVSGLAHPSLDHPPEAVRQFALARTAAAHHARLYAEAGFAVAIDDVLWPADVAPMAAQWTGLDVRPVRLFTTLEVAHHRNRTRTNKTYDTQSLVPLIDGLYGQMPPEAYRAAGWAVVDSSQLTLDETVEAVLGLTWPL
- a CDS encoding aminopeptidase — translated: MQTNLLPYDPELHAALLADYCLMANAGERLLVAGGQEATPLVRALTRALLTRGARPVPRVDYPGQDDDFAELATDAVLDAAHPADLADVQALDGSLRVLTPTPGQPVDAARRARLLAARAPIAAERARKKWSLTLYPTAHAAAQASMTPEQFGDFVMRAMFLDRPDPVGAWGEVRAMQARIIERLTRADVVRIEAPGTDLTLRVGGRAWANSDGRRNMPSGEVFTGPLEDSAEGVVTFTVPAEYQGQVVRGARLEFRGGLVVNATAEEGEAVLHAALDTDPGARRLGELGIGTNSGIQVPTGNILFDEKIGGTVHLAIGKSYPETGGVNASAVHWDLITDLRAGGRLSLDGEVVQENGQFLI